The following are encoded together in the Bacillus cereus group sp. RP43 genome:
- the spoIVB gene encoding SpoIVB peptidase, with the protein MNKLKLERFRKIIGLCLLVSLVFIGCFKPLRTFISSPKQLVVFEGQQSEIASLPVFKAASTDRNVFTVSSNEQEQGLMVNSHQNGEADMVFQLAGFPVKKVNVKVLKDFKVIPGGQSIGVKLNTKGVLVVGHHLIQTEKGKVSPGETAGVQIGDMITEINGKTIERMSDVAPFIHNSGETGEPLNLVLLRDGKYIRAKLTPQKDNGESSYRIGLYIRDSAAGIGTMTFVHPDSMKYGALGHVISDNDTKKPIQVEDGQIMRSTVTSIERGSHGNPGEKLARFSPDREVIGNITINSPYGIFGKLNTNMTNGIMDKAMPIALSHQVKEGPAKILTVIDQDKVEAFDIEVVSTVPQKFPATKGMVIKVTDKRLLAKTGGIVQGMSGSPIVQNGKVIGAVTHVFVNDPTSGYGVHIEWMLHEAGINIYDQEKKAS; encoded by the coding sequence GTGAACAAATTGAAATTAGAAAGATTTCGAAAAATAATAGGTCTTTGTCTCCTTGTTTCTTTAGTTTTTATTGGATGTTTTAAACCGCTTCGAACGTTTATTTCATCGCCGAAGCAACTTGTTGTTTTTGAAGGACAACAATCAGAAATAGCATCATTACCAGTTTTTAAGGCTGCATCTACAGATCGTAATGTATTTACTGTAAGTTCAAATGAACAAGAACAAGGGCTTATGGTAAATTCTCACCAAAATGGTGAAGCTGATATGGTGTTTCAACTTGCTGGTTTTCCAGTGAAAAAAGTAAATGTGAAAGTATTAAAAGATTTTAAAGTTATTCCAGGTGGACAATCGATTGGTGTAAAATTGAATACAAAAGGTGTACTTGTTGTAGGCCATCATTTAATTCAAACTGAAAAGGGTAAAGTATCTCCTGGTGAAACAGCTGGTGTACAGATTGGAGATATGATTACTGAAATCAATGGTAAAACAATTGAAAGAATGAGTGATGTAGCACCGTTTATTCATAATAGTGGAGAAACAGGTGAACCGCTTAATCTTGTTTTATTAAGAGATGGAAAATATATTCGGGCTAAGCTAACACCACAAAAAGACAATGGTGAATCCTCTTACCGAATTGGACTGTATATTCGTGATTCAGCAGCTGGTATCGGAACGATGACATTTGTACATCCAGATTCTATGAAATACGGAGCGCTTGGTCATGTAATTTCTGATAATGATACAAAAAAGCCAATTCAAGTAGAAGATGGACAAATTATGCGTTCGACAGTAACGTCTATTGAAAGAGGAAGTCACGGGAACCCGGGAGAAAAATTAGCAAGATTTTCACCGGATCGTGAAGTGATTGGTAATATTACAATAAATAGTCCGTATGGTATCTTTGGGAAGTTAAACACAAATATGACAAACGGCATAATGGATAAAGCAATGCCTATCGCATTATCCCATCAAGTAAAAGAAGGGCCAGCGAAAATATTAACAGTTATTGATCAAGATAAGGTGGAAGCGTTTGATATTGAAGTTGTTAGTACGGTACCACAAAAGTTCCCGGCTACAAAAGGTATGGTTATAAAAGTGACAGATAAACGTTTACTAGCAAAAACGGGTGGTATTGTACAAGGAATGAGTGGAAGTCCGATTGTACAAAATGGGAAAGTAATTGGTGCGGTTACACATGTATTTGTAAATGATCCAACGTCAGGATATGGTGTTCATATTGAATGGATGTTACATGAGGCTGGAATTAATATTTATGATCAAGAGAAAAAAGCGAGCTAA
- the spo0A gene encoding sporulation transcription factor Spo0A: protein MEKIKVCLVDDNKELVSMLESYVAAQDDMEVIGIAYNGQECLNLLKEKQPDVLVLDIIMPHLDGLAVLEKMRHIERLRQPSVIMLTAFGQEDVTKKAVDLGASYFILKPFDMENLTSHIRQVSGKENATIKRPLPSFRSATTIDGKPKNLDASITSIIHEIGVPAHIKGYMYLREAISMVYNDIELLGSITKVLYPDIAKKYNTTASRVERAIRHAIEVAWSRGNIDSISSLFGYTVSMSKAKPTNSEFIAMVADKLRLEHKAS, encoded by the coding sequence GTGGAGAAAATTAAAGTATGTCTTGTGGATGATAATAAAGAATTGGTATCGATGCTAGAGAGTTATGTTGCTGCTCAGGATGATATGGAAGTTATTGGGATTGCTTACAATGGTCAAGAATGTTTAAACTTATTGAAAGAAAAGCAGCCTGATGTACTCGTTTTAGACATTATTATGCCACATTTAGATGGTCTAGCTGTGCTAGAGAAAATGCGACATATTGAAAGGTTAAGACAACCTAGCGTTATTATGTTGACAGCATTCGGACAAGAAGATGTGACGAAAAAAGCGGTTGATTTAGGGGCATCATATTTCATATTAAAACCATTTGATATGGAGAATTTAACAAGTCATATTCGCCAAGTGAGTGGTAAGGAAAATGCTACTATTAAACGTCCATTACCATCTTTCCGATCAGCAACAACGATCGATGGAAAACCGAAAAACTTAGATGCGAGTATTACAAGTATCATTCATGAAATTGGTGTACCCGCTCATATTAAAGGGTACATGTACTTACGAGAAGCAATCTCTATGGTGTACAATGATATCGAATTACTAGGATCTATTACGAAAGTATTATATCCAGATATCGCAAAGAAATATAATACAACAGCAAGTCGTGTCGAGCGCGCAATCCGTCACGCAATTGAAGTGGCTTGGAGCCGTGGGAATATTGATTCTATTTCGTCCTTATTTGGTTATACTGTATCAATGTCAAAAGCAAAACCTACGAATTCCGAGTTCATCGCAATGGTTGCGGATAAGTTGAGACTTGAACATAAGGCTTCGTAA